In the genome of Actinomadura graeca, one region contains:
- a CDS encoding response regulator transcription factor: protein MIRVLLVDDQQLVRMGLRMLCDSAPDMEVVGEAGDGRDAPRLVEELHPDVVLMDLRMPGVDGIAATRRIAAARPSVRVVVLTTFDDDDHLYPALAAGAAGFLVKDAPPTELLRAIRMAADGEAPYGRDVLARLVEQAVRARAEAGAEAAEDARRAPAGLTAREEEVLGLVGAGLSNREIADRLHLGVTTVKTHVANLMRKTGCPNRIRLAVLAVQTGVTPG, encoded by the coding sequence GTGATCCGCGTGCTGCTGGTGGACGACCAGCAGCTCGTCCGGATGGGCCTGCGGATGCTCTGCGACTCCGCGCCCGACATGGAGGTCGTCGGGGAGGCCGGCGACGGGCGGGACGCGCCGCGGCTGGTGGAGGAGCTGCACCCCGACGTCGTCCTGATGGACCTGCGGATGCCCGGGGTCGACGGCATCGCCGCGACCCGCCGGATCGCGGCGGCCCGGCCGTCCGTCCGGGTCGTGGTGCTCACCACGTTCGACGACGACGACCACCTCTACCCCGCGCTCGCCGCGGGCGCGGCCGGGTTCCTGGTGAAGGACGCGCCGCCGACCGAGCTGCTGCGCGCGATCCGCATGGCCGCCGACGGCGAGGCCCCCTACGGCCGGGACGTCCTCGCGCGGCTGGTCGAGCAGGCGGTCCGCGCCCGCGCGGAGGCCGGCGCGGAGGCGGCGGAGGACGCGCGGCGGGCGCCCGCGGGCCTGACCGCGCGGGAGGAGGAGGTGCTGGGCCTGGTCGGCGCCGGGCTGTCCAACCGGGAGATCGCCGACCGCCTCCACCTCGGCGTCACGACCGTGAAGACCCACGTCGCGAACCTGATGCGCAAGACCGGCTGCCCCAACCGCATCCGGCTCGCCGTCCTGGCCGTGCAGACCGGGGTCACGCCCGGCTGA
- the moeZ gene encoding adenylyltransferase/sulfurtransferase MoeZ, whose amino-acid sequence MSLPPLVEPAAELTRDEVNRYSRHLIIPDVGMAGQKRLKNAKVLVVGAGGLGSPALMYLAAAGVGTLGVVDFDVVDESNLQRQVIHRQSSLGKPKVESAAATVREINPLIDVVVHNTALDRDNVLDVFRGYDLILDGTDNFATRYMVNDAAVLLGKPYVWGSIYRFDGQASVFWAEHGPCYRCLYPEPPPPGMVPSCAEGGVLGVLCASIGSIQVNEAIKLLAGIGEPLVGRLMIYDALEMTYRSVKVRKDPECPLCGKNPTQTELLEDYEAFCGAVSEEAAEAAAQSTISVRDLKDMQDRGEDIFLVDVREPNEYEIVSIPGATLIPKGEFLDGSALERLPQDRRIVLHCKSGVRSAEALAVVKNAGFGDAVHVGGGVLAWVNQIDPSLPSY is encoded by the coding sequence GTGTCGTTGCCACCTCTGGTCGAGCCCGCAGCCGAGCTCACCCGCGACGAGGTCAACCGCTACTCGCGGCACCTGATCATCCCCGACGTCGGGATGGCCGGGCAGAAGCGCCTCAAGAACGCCAAGGTCCTGGTCGTCGGCGCGGGCGGCCTCGGGTCCCCGGCCCTGATGTACCTCGCCGCCGCCGGGGTCGGCACGCTCGGCGTCGTCGACTTCGACGTCGTGGACGAGTCCAATTTGCAACGCCAGGTCATCCACCGGCAGTCCTCGCTCGGCAAGCCGAAGGTCGAGTCGGCCGCCGCGACCGTCCGCGAGATCAACCCGCTGATCGATGTGGTGGTGCACAACACCGCGCTCGACCGCGACAACGTCCTGGACGTCTTCCGCGGGTACGACCTGATCCTGGACGGCACCGACAACTTCGCCACCCGGTACATGGTGAACGACGCGGCCGTGCTGCTCGGCAAGCCGTACGTGTGGGGCTCGATCTACCGGTTCGACGGGCAGGCGTCGGTGTTCTGGGCCGAGCACGGCCCCTGCTACCGCTGCCTGTACCCCGAGCCGCCGCCGCCCGGCATGGTGCCGTCCTGCGCCGAGGGCGGGGTGCTCGGCGTGCTGTGCGCGTCGATCGGCTCGATCCAGGTGAACGAGGCCATCAAGCTCCTCGCGGGCATCGGCGAGCCGCTCGTCGGCCGGCTGATGATCTACGACGCGCTGGAGATGACGTACCGGTCGGTCAAGGTCCGCAAGGACCCCGAGTGCCCGCTGTGCGGGAAGAACCCGACGCAGACCGAGCTGCTGGAGGACTACGAGGCGTTCTGCGGCGCGGTCTCGGAGGAGGCCGCCGAGGCCGCCGCGCAGTCCACGATCTCCGTCCGCGACCTCAAGGACATGCAGGACCGCGGCGAGGACATCTTCCTGGTGGACGTGCGCGAGCCGAACGAGTACGAGATCGTCTCGATCCCCGGTGCGACGCTGATCCCCAAGGGCGAGTTCCTCGACGGCTCGGCGCTGGAGCGGCTCCCGCAGGACCGCAGGATCGTCCTGCACTGCAAGTCGGGCGTGCGGTCGGCGGAGGCGCTGGCCGTGGTGAAGAACGCCGGCTTCGGCGACGCGGTGCACGTCGGCGGCGGCGTCCTGGCCTGGGTGAACCAGATCGACCCCAGCCTCCCGTCCTACTAG
- a CDS encoding S8 family peptidase gives MLTRARAARAAAAVLAAAVTGAWLVPVTAHADEVRRRQKPILDVLDIHAAWKVTRGRGVTVAVVDTGVDAGHPDLSGSVTTGPNMLAPIDAGTKPARMHGTNMASLIAGHGHGAGGGSGVIGMAPEARVLAIRVIGEKEDASFRRFRTDERAKSAVARGIRYAADHGADVINLSLGENQESSEERAAVGYAIGKGVVVVAAAGNDGDEGRLLDGDGFAPYSYPASYPGVIAVAATDATHGRVPFSNRNYSVLLAAPGVGLPVAAPDGNYYVSGGTSDSCAIVSGIAALIRARHPKLPPALVSQALVAGTRYGPGGRYDPEVGFGEVNAQRALAAADTLTSGRTGAVAGKAPRERFGGARPGPVEVIERPGWVTPLIVTILAVGAGGTLAAAAISVAFARRHPRPALSGMPGAAPSAPRSFGAPGLGPQEYRPRGHGPQGYASQGYGPEGYGPQGARPPSPSASRPSYDPAGPPHARPPSGAPSFAPPGAPADPRPGPHTDPPEEPPAGGRIG, from the coding sequence ATGCTGACCCGGGCGCGGGCGGCGCGCGCGGCCGCGGCCGTCCTCGCGGCGGCGGTCACCGGGGCGTGGCTGGTCCCGGTGACGGCGCACGCCGACGAGGTCCGCCGGCGGCAGAAGCCGATCCTGGACGTCCTGGACATCCACGCCGCCTGGAAGGTCACCCGCGGCCGGGGCGTGACGGTGGCGGTGGTCGACACCGGCGTCGACGCCGGCCACCCCGACCTGTCCGGGTCGGTCACCACGGGCCCGAACATGCTCGCCCCGATCGACGCGGGGACGAAGCCGGCCCGCATGCACGGCACCAACATGGCCTCGCTGATCGCCGGGCACGGCCACGGCGCGGGCGGCGGCTCCGGCGTCATCGGGATGGCGCCCGAGGCCCGCGTCCTCGCGATCCGGGTGATCGGCGAGAAGGAGGACGCCAGCTTCCGGCGCTTCCGCACCGACGAGCGGGCCAAGAGCGCGGTGGCGCGCGGCATCCGCTACGCCGCCGACCACGGCGCCGACGTCATCAACCTCTCCCTCGGCGAGAACCAGGAGTCCTCGGAGGAACGCGCGGCCGTCGGCTACGCCATCGGCAAGGGGGTCGTGGTGGTCGCGGCGGCCGGCAACGACGGCGACGAGGGCAGGCTCCTCGACGGCGACGGCTTCGCGCCCTACTCCTACCCCGCGTCCTACCCGGGGGTCATCGCGGTCGCGGCGACGGACGCGACGCACGGACGGGTCCCGTTCTCCAACCGCAACTACTCCGTCCTGCTCGCCGCGCCCGGCGTGGGGCTGCCCGTCGCGGCGCCGGACGGCAACTACTACGTCAGCGGCGGCACCAGCGACTCCTGCGCGATCGTGTCCGGGATCGCGGCGCTGATCCGCGCCAGGCACCCGAAGCTGCCGCCCGCGCTGGTGTCCCAGGCCCTCGTGGCGGGAACCCGCTACGGGCCCGGCGGCAGGTACGACCCGGAGGTCGGGTTCGGCGAGGTCAACGCCCAGCGCGCCCTCGCCGCCGCGGACACGCTGACGTCCGGCCGCACCGGCGCCGTCGCCGGGAAGGCGCCCCGCGAACGGTTCGGCGGCGCCCGGCCCGGCCCGGTGGAGGTCATCGAGCGGCCCGGCTGGGTCACGCCGCTGATCGTGACGATCCTGGCCGTCGGCGCCGGAGGCACGCTGGCGGCCGCCGCGATCTCGGTCGCCTTCGCCCGCCGCCACCCCCGCCCGGCCCTGTCCGGTATGCCCGGCGCCGCGCCGTCCGCCCCCCGGAGCTTCGGCGCACCGGGTCTCGGCCCGCAGGAATACCGCCCGCGGGGACACGGCCCGCAGGGGTACGCCTCGCAGGGGTACGGGCCGGAAGGGTACGGGCCGCAGGGTGCCCGGCCGCCGTCGCCGTCCGCGTCCCGCCCCTCCTACGATCCGGCGGGCCCGCCGCACGCGCGCCCGCCGTCCGGTGCGCCGTCGTTCGCGCCCCCGGGCGCACCCGCGGACCCGCGTCCCGGCCCGCACACCGACCCGCCGGAGGAGCCTCCTGCCGGTGGGAGGATCGGGTGA
- a CDS encoding MGMT family protein, protein MFAEPDEYAEAVLDAVERIPPGRVLTYGDLAELVGRGGPRQVGRVMSLYGGAVPWWRVIRADGRPPSGHEIRAHEHYRAEGTPLRPAGDRVDMARARWDGPGPAAP, encoded by the coding sequence ATGTTCGCTGAACCCGACGAGTACGCCGAAGCGGTCCTGGACGCCGTGGAGCGGATCCCGCCGGGCCGCGTCCTGACCTACGGCGACCTCGCCGAGCTGGTCGGACGCGGCGGGCCACGGCAGGTCGGCCGCGTCATGTCCCTGTACGGCGGCGCCGTGCCGTGGTGGCGGGTCATCCGCGCGGACGGCCGCCCGCCGAGCGGCCACGAGATCCGCGCCCACGAGCACTACCGCGCCGAGGGCACCCCGCTGCGCCCCGCCGGCGACCGCGTCGACATGGCCCGCGCCCGCTGGGACGGCCCCGGCCCGGCGGCCCCCTGA